In the Thermus sp. LT1-2-5 genome, one interval contains:
- a CDS encoding SDR family oxidoreductase, with product MDYRRLFDLRGQVALVVGAASGIGRAAAEALAAFGARVALADRDAAGLFEVLQGLRREGLEADALPLDIAEKEAADRLVAWTLERFGRLDTLVATPAINVRKPLLHYTDEEVDRVVDLNLKATLRLLRAGGRAMTEQGSGSLIAFASIRALVVEPGQGVYAATKAGILQLVRALAAELGPKGVRANAIAPGPIETPLTAPIKANPEWYRAYAEKTALGRWGRPEEVAMAVVYLASPAASYVTGTLFLVDGGWTAVDGRYGPPL from the coding sequence ATGGACTATCGGCGCCTTTTTGACCTGAGAGGGCAGGTGGCCTTGGTGGTAGGGGCCGCCTCGGGCATCGGGCGGGCCGCGGCGGAGGCCCTGGCCGCCTTCGGGGCCAGGGTAGCCCTGGCCGACCGGGATGCGGCGGGGCTCTTTGAGGTCCTGCAGGGCCTGCGGCGGGAGGGCCTCGAGGCGGACGCGCTCCCCCTGGACATCGCCGAAAAGGAGGCGGCGGACCGCCTCGTGGCCTGGACCCTGGAGCGGTTCGGCAGGCTGGACACCCTGGTCGCCACCCCGGCCATCAACGTGCGCAAGCCCCTCCTGCACTACACGGACGAGGAGGTGGACCGGGTGGTGGACCTGAACCTCAAGGCCACCTTGCGCCTCCTCCGGGCCGGGGGGAGGGCGATGACGGAGCAGGGCTCGGGGAGCCTCATCGCCTTCGCCTCCATCCGCGCCCTGGTGGTGGAGCCGGGCCAGGGGGTTTACGCCGCCACCAAGGCGGGGATCTTGCAACTGGTCCGGGCCCTGGCGGCGGAACTGGGACCCAAGGGGGTGCGGGCCAACGCCATCGCCCCCGGGCCCATCGAAACCCCCCTCACCGCCCCCATCAAGGCGAACCCGGAGTGGTACCGGGCCTACGCCGAGAAGACGGCCCTTGGGCGCTGGGGCCGGCCCGAGGAGGTGGCCATGGCCGTGGTCTACCTGGCTTCCCCCGCCGCCAGCTACGTCACCGGGACCCTCTTCCTGGTGGACGGGGGTTGGACGGCGGTGGATGGGCGCTACGGGCCGCCCCTCTAG